The genomic stretch GATCCCCTCCGTCCCCACCTCGCGGGCCACGCGCGTCACTTCGCTGGCGAAGGCGGAGAGCTGGTCCACCATCACGTTGATGGTGTTCTTCAGCTCCAGCACCTCGCCCTTCACCTCCACCGTGATCTTCTGGCTCAGGTCGCCGTTGGCCACCGCGGTGGTGACGACGGCGATGTTGCGCACCTGGTTGGTGAGGTTCGACGCCATGAAGTTCACGGAGTCGGTCAGGTCCTTCCACGTTCCGCCCACCCCCGGCACGTTCGCCTGCCCGCCCAGGATCCCCTCCGTCCCCACCTCTCGCGCCACGCGCGTCACCTCGCTGGCGAAGGCGGAGAGCTGGTCGACCATGGTGTTGATGGTGTTCTTCAGCTCCAGCACCTCGCCGCGCACCTCCACGGTGATCTTGCGCGTCAGGTCGCCGCGCGCCACCGCCGTGGTCACGTCGGCGATGTTGCGCACCTGCGCGGTGAGGTTGCCGGCCATCTGGTTCACCGAGTCGGTGAGGTCCTTCCACGTCCCGGCCACGCCCGGCACCTCGGCCTGGCCGCCCAGGACGCCCTCGGTTCCCACCTCGCGGGCCACGCGCGTCACCTCGCTGGCGAACGCGGAGAGCTGGTCGACCATGGTGTTCACCGTCTGCGCGATGCGCAGGAACTCGCCCTGCACCGGCTTGCCGGCGATCTCCAGCGCCATCTTCTGCCCCAGGTCGCCGCGCGCCACCGCCGTCAGCACGCGCGCCACCTCGGTGGTGGGCTGCATCAGGTCGGTGAGCAGCGAGTTCACCGAGTTCACCGTGGTGGCCCATCCCCCGCCGACTTCGCCCAGGGAGACGCGGTCGGTGGCCTGCCCCTCGCGGCCCACGGTGATGGAGACGCGCGAGACCTCCGAGGCGTAGCGCTCCTGCCGCGCCGAGATCTCGTTGAAGGTGACCGCGATTTCGCCCAGCAGCGGGTCGCCCGAGTCGGGAAGGCGCACGGAGAAGTCGCCCGCGCGCACCGCCCGCATGGCCATCAGCAGCCGCCGCAGCTCGGCGCGCGAACCGCCGCCGCCGCCCCCGTCGCCATCTCCCCCGCCATCGCCGCCGTTGGCGCGCGCGCGGGCCCGGCGCGCGACCGGCGGCGCCGCTTCGGCCACCGCGGCGCCGGAGCCGTTCCCGCGGCGGGCGCGGCGCGCGGGCACCGGCACCGTCTCGGTGTCGGGTACGGTCGAGGCGGCGCGGTTCACGCGCCCGCGCGGGCGCCGGCCGGCGGGCGCGGGCCCGGCGAGCGACTCGACGGCTTCGGGGGAAAGGATGCCGGCGTCCGCGGGGGGCGTGGCGCGCACCCCGCGGCGGCGGGGCGCGCCGTCGCCGGCGCTCGGCTGCGGGGGCGTGTCCATCGGGCGGTCGTCACCGTTCGGCACGGTCTTGCTCCTGCGGTGGAGAAATGGGGTCGTGGAACGCTCGAATTCGCCGGTTGCCCCGCGTTTCGGGCAAGCGGCTCGTGTTCCGGGCTGCTGCAAACGTCCGGAGTGCCCGCGCACGCGGTCGCGCGGAGGCGGTCGGGCGGGGCGCTCGGGATGTCCGGCTGATCTGCGCAAGTGCCCCGGACGCACGGAGATCCGGGGTGGGGCTCAGGGCGTGAATGGCCGCGGGAAGCGCGGGTTCGCGGGATGAGCGGAACCGGAAGACGCAAACCATGGGCCCCGCGCCGCGCAGTTTGCGGAGCCAACCATTTACTGCTTCGCCCTGAACATCTGGATTTTTCGCACCCGGGAGGATGGGGACGAACGCGCGTTCCCGCAACGGTATCGGAGCGTTCCCCGGCATCGGAGGATCTCACGCGGAGACGCGGAGGCGCGGAGAACTCATCGCATCCCGTGTCTCAGCATCTCCCGCCTCGCCGCGCGCGAGACCTGTGCATCCCCCCCTTGACATCGTGTACTGTTTGGTACACACTACATGTCATGGCGAGCCTGGGTGAGTTCCTGCGGGAGCGGCGCGAGGCGCTGCGGGAGAAGGACCGGCGCTATTCGCTGCGGCAGGTGGCGCAGCGGGTGGGGATCGAGCCGTCGTTCCTGAGCAAGGTGGAGCGCGGCGAGGGCGCGCCGCCGGGCGAGGACACGCTGCGGCGCCTCGCGGCGGAGCTGGACGTGGACGCCGACGCGGTGCTGGCGCTGGCCGGCAAGGTGTCCAGCGACCTGCAGGACGTCATCCGCCGCCGCCCCATGCTCTTCGCCGCGCTGCTGCGGGAGCTGAAGGACATGCCCGACCACGCAGTCCTCCGCCTCGTTCGGGAGGTCCGCGACGGAGAGTGGTAGTGCGGTAGTGCGGTAGTGCGGTAGTGCGGTAGTGCGGTAGTGCGGTAGTGCGGAAGTGCGCGAGTGGGAGCGATGGACGGCCGTTCGTGATCCGCCGTCCCTGTCCCCTGTAACCTGTCCCCTGCAACCTGCCGAGGCCGTGATGATCGAGCTGCGCAACGACGTGCTGGCCTTCTCCTTCCCCGACGTCCACGCGGACGCGCGGGTGGAGATCGAGCTGCAGCGCACGCTCCGCATCCCCGACGACGGGCGCGACTACCCGCTGCCGCCGGGGCTGGGCCGCTTTCCGCTGCGCCACGTGGACGACTTCGCCGGCCGCCTCCCCGCCCAGTGGGGCCGCCACGGCGGGGTGATGCTCCCCATGTACCAGGCCGAGGCGCTGTGGCTGAGCTTCCGCTCGCCCACCGGCTTCCCGTTCGCGGTGAAGGTGGCGACGGGGAAGATCAACGCCGTCACCGGCGAGTCGTGGCGCGACGGGCTGAACCGCCATCCGCAGGACTACGTGACCGTGCCCGGGCAGCCGTGGCTGGACGGCTACTGCGTGGAGAAGGGATACATCCGCCAGTTCGTGGCCATGCCGCTGGGCGCCGGCTACACCGCCGAGGAGCAGATCACCGGCGAGGCGGAGCACGGCGGGCTGCAGCTGGCCGTGTACCCCATGAAGCGCGAGGCGTGGGAGCGGATTGTGGCCGAGCGCACGGAGATGGCGAGGCGCATGCCCCCCGCGCCGATGTTCGCCGCCGCCCCGGCCGCGGCCGCCGCCCTGGGAATGGAGATGGGGCTGGGCGCCGGCGGGCGGATGCGGCAGTCGATCTACGACGACCGCTACACGATGGAGGACTGGGACCTGCGCGTGACCAGCCGCTGCTTCATCCACATCGCCAACTCGCTGGTGTGGCGCTCCATCACCGGTACCGAGGCGCCCACCGCGCCGCCCACCGCCGAGGCGTACACCCGCGCCGGGCTCCCGTGGTTCGACTACTACGCCGAGAACCGCACCGCGGTCGAGGGCTCCGGAACGCTGGCCAGGCTCAAGAGCATCTTCAACCTGGGCAAGGAGAAGGGCGACGTTCCCCTCCCC from Longimicrobium sp. encodes the following:
- a CDS encoding helix-turn-helix transcriptional regulator, producing the protein MASLGEFLRERREALREKDRRYSLRQVAQRVGIEPSFLSKVERGEGAPPGEDTLRRLAAELDVDADAVLALAGKVSSDLQDVIRRRPMLFAALLRELKDMPDHAVLRLVREVRDGEW